A window from Lampris incognitus isolate fLamInc1 chromosome 5, fLamInc1.hap2, whole genome shotgun sequence encodes these proteins:
- the cpz gene encoding carboxypeptidase Z isoform X2: MYLALLVLFLALTKSWSAPQRFCEPGDEALGRCSNNEMEEKPTCTELNLGYCNDMDYSRTMYPNILGHRSRVEAESGAEYLLLSVIHSLLNGECSPDIRLVGCSLLAPRCQDDKTIKPCRSTCEALRKDCGHAFEAIDMAWPYFLDCDRFFASVEEGCHDPLAVLRARQEDAFSSFSQDEPSTIIQFIYTSSSHMYSLLKRTAAKCSHISQVYSIGRSVEGRDLLVIEFSGNPGQHELLEPEIKLVGNMHGNEVLGRQLLIYLAQYLCSEYMLGNERIQTLINTTRIHILASMNPDGYELAASEGHLLNGWTNGRTNAQNIDLNRNFPDLTSIVYRNRRSRHYRADHIPIPDSYWFGKVAPETYAAMKWIRSLPFVISASLHGGELVISYPFDFSRHPHEERMFSPTPDEQAFKQLARTYADAHATMANNETERCGASFYRTRGIINGALWYSFAGGMSDFNYLHTNCLEITVELGCDKFPSEPELYPEWKRNKEALLSFMESVHRGIKGVVKDEDGYGIKGATISVKGIRKDVTTAEDGDYWRLVNPGTHILTATAKGYSRVSKRVYLPHNMDKAGRVDFVLKKVPVEPDIDDHLFPTVDTWERFDPYNQFDRYSQSEPSEGGVERQEKPWWWNYFSQSGISPPTWLLRNV, translated from the exons ATGTATTTAGCACTTTTGGTGCTTTTTCTTGCTTTGACCAAAAGCTGGAGCGCCCCACAACGTTTCTGTGAACCTGGAGACGAGGCTTTAG GGAGATGCAGCAACAACGAAATGGAGGAAAAAC CCACCTGCACAGAGCTGAATCTAGGCTACTGTAATGACATGGATTACTCCAG GACCATGTACCCCAACATCCTTGGCCACAGGAGTCGTGTAGAGGCAGAGTCAGGAGCAGAGTACCTGCTCCTGAGCGTCATCCACAGCCTGCTGAATGGCGAATGCTCCCCCGACATACGCCTGGTGGGCTGCTCCTTACTCGCCCCTCGCTGCCAAGATGACAAGACGATCAAGCCTTGTCGCAGCACTTGTGAGGCGCTGAGGAAGGACTGTGGCCATGCCTTTGAGGCTATTGACATGGCCTGGCCCTACTTCCTGGATTGTGACCGCTTCTTTGCAAGTGTTGAAGAGGGCTGTCATGACCCACTTGCAGTGCTGAGAG CTAGACAGGAAGACGCCTTTTCCAGTTTTTCTCAAGATGAGCCAAGCACCATTATCCAGTTCATCTACACCTCCAGCAGCCATATGTACAGTCTGCTGAAGAGAACGGCAGCCAAATGCTCTCACATCTCCCAAGTGTACAGTATCGGACGCAGCGTTGAAGGCCGAGACCTGCTCGTCATTGAGTTTTCTGGCAACCCTGGACAGCATGAGCTAC TGGAGCCAGAGATCAAGCTGGTGGGCAACATGCATGGCAATGAGGTGCTGGGCCGCCAGCTTCTCATCTACCTGGCCCAGTACCTGTGTTCAGAGTACATGCTGGGAAACGAACGGATCCAGACCCTCATCAACACCACCCGCATCCACATCCTGGCCTCCATGAACCCCGACGGCTACGAGTTAGCCGCCTCAGAG GGTCATTTGTTGAATGGTTGGACCAATGGTCGGACCAATGCTCAGAACATAGACCTAAACCGCAACTTTCCAGACCTCACCTCCATCGTGTACCGAAACCGCCGCAGCAGGCACTACCGCGCCGACCACATCCCCATCCCCGACTCCTACTGGTTTGGCAAG GTGGCGCCAGAGACCTACGCAGCGATGAAGTGGATCAGGTCGCTGCCCTTTGTTATATCTGCTAGCCTCCATGGAGGGGAGCTGGTGATCTCCTACCCCTTTGACTTCTCCAGACACCCACACGAAGAAAGGATGTTCTCACCCACACCAGatgaacag gCTTTCAAGCAGCTGGCTCGTACATATGCAGACGCCCATGCCACCATGGCAAACAATGAGACAGAGAGGTGTGGAGCCTCCTTTTACCGAACCAGAGGCATTATCAATGGGGCGCTCTGGTACAGCTTTGCTGGCG gTATGTCGGACTTTAACTACCTGCACACCAACTGTCTGGAGATTACTGTGGAGCTGGGCTGTGACAAGTTTCCCTCGGAGCCCGAGCTTTACCCAGAATGGAAAAGAAATAAGGAGGCCCTGCTCAGTTTTATGGAGTCT GTCCACAGAGGAATAAAGGGAGTGGTGAAGGATGAGGACGGTTATGGGATCAAAGGCGCCACCATCTCTGTCAAGGGCATCAGGAAAGACGTCACCACTG CTGAAGATGGGGACTACTGGCGACTAGTGAACCCCGGTACTCACATCCTGACAGCCACGGCCAAGGGCTACTCCAGGGTCAGCAAACGGGTTTACCTGCCACACAACATGGACAAGGCCGGAAGGGTTGACTTTGTCTTGAAGAAG GTCCCCGTGGAGCCAGATATAGACGACCACCTCTTTCCGACGGTAGACACGTGGGAGCGTTTCGATCCCTACAACCAGTTTGACCGATACAGCCAGTCGGAGCCGAGCGAGGGTGGCGTGGAGCGTCAGGAAAAGCCCTGGTGGTGGAATTACTTCTCCCAGTCGGGCATCTCACCGCCCACCTGGCTGCTGCGGAACGTCTAG
- the cpz gene encoding carboxypeptidase Z isoform X1, whose translation MYLALLVLFLALTKSWSAPQRFCEPGDEALGRCSNNEMEEKPTCTELNLGYCNDMDYSRTMYPNILGHRSRVEAESGAEYLLLSVIHSLLNGECSPDIRLVGCSLLAPRCQDDKTIKPCRSTCEALRKDCGHAFEAIDMAWPYFLDCDRFFASVEEGCHDPLAVLRARQEDAFSSFSQDEPSTIIQFIYTSSSHMYSLLKRTAAKCSHISQVYSIGRSVEGRDLLVIEFSGNPGQHELLEPEIKLVGNMHGNEVLGRQLLIYLAQYLCSEYMLGNERIQTLINTTRIHILASMNPDGYELAASEVEDNNDPELSNQEGHLLNGWTNGRTNAQNIDLNRNFPDLTSIVYRNRRSRHYRADHIPIPDSYWFGKVAPETYAAMKWIRSLPFVISASLHGGELVISYPFDFSRHPHEERMFSPTPDEQAFKQLARTYADAHATMANNETERCGASFYRTRGIINGALWYSFAGGMSDFNYLHTNCLEITVELGCDKFPSEPELYPEWKRNKEALLSFMESVHRGIKGVVKDEDGYGIKGATISVKGIRKDVTTAEDGDYWRLVNPGTHILTATAKGYSRVSKRVYLPHNMDKAGRVDFVLKKVPVEPDIDDHLFPTVDTWERFDPYNQFDRYSQSEPSEGGVERQEKPWWWNYFSQSGISPPTWLLRNV comes from the exons ATGTATTTAGCACTTTTGGTGCTTTTTCTTGCTTTGACCAAAAGCTGGAGCGCCCCACAACGTTTCTGTGAACCTGGAGACGAGGCTTTAG GGAGATGCAGCAACAACGAAATGGAGGAAAAAC CCACCTGCACAGAGCTGAATCTAGGCTACTGTAATGACATGGATTACTCCAG GACCATGTACCCCAACATCCTTGGCCACAGGAGTCGTGTAGAGGCAGAGTCAGGAGCAGAGTACCTGCTCCTGAGCGTCATCCACAGCCTGCTGAATGGCGAATGCTCCCCCGACATACGCCTGGTGGGCTGCTCCTTACTCGCCCCTCGCTGCCAAGATGACAAGACGATCAAGCCTTGTCGCAGCACTTGTGAGGCGCTGAGGAAGGACTGTGGCCATGCCTTTGAGGCTATTGACATGGCCTGGCCCTACTTCCTGGATTGTGACCGCTTCTTTGCAAGTGTTGAAGAGGGCTGTCATGACCCACTTGCAGTGCTGAGAG CTAGACAGGAAGACGCCTTTTCCAGTTTTTCTCAAGATGAGCCAAGCACCATTATCCAGTTCATCTACACCTCCAGCAGCCATATGTACAGTCTGCTGAAGAGAACGGCAGCCAAATGCTCTCACATCTCCCAAGTGTACAGTATCGGACGCAGCGTTGAAGGCCGAGACCTGCTCGTCATTGAGTTTTCTGGCAACCCTGGACAGCATGAGCTAC TGGAGCCAGAGATCAAGCTGGTGGGCAACATGCATGGCAATGAGGTGCTGGGCCGCCAGCTTCTCATCTACCTGGCCCAGTACCTGTGTTCAGAGTACATGCTGGGAAACGAACGGATCCAGACCCTCATCAACACCACCCGCATCCACATCCTGGCCTCCATGAACCCCGACGGCTACGAGTTAGCCGCCTCAGAGGTAGAGGATAACAATGACCCGGAGCTCAGCAACCAGGAA GGTCATTTGTTGAATGGTTGGACCAATGGTCGGACCAATGCTCAGAACATAGACCTAAACCGCAACTTTCCAGACCTCACCTCCATCGTGTACCGAAACCGCCGCAGCAGGCACTACCGCGCCGACCACATCCCCATCCCCGACTCCTACTGGTTTGGCAAG GTGGCGCCAGAGACCTACGCAGCGATGAAGTGGATCAGGTCGCTGCCCTTTGTTATATCTGCTAGCCTCCATGGAGGGGAGCTGGTGATCTCCTACCCCTTTGACTTCTCCAGACACCCACACGAAGAAAGGATGTTCTCACCCACACCAGatgaacag gCTTTCAAGCAGCTGGCTCGTACATATGCAGACGCCCATGCCACCATGGCAAACAATGAGACAGAGAGGTGTGGAGCCTCCTTTTACCGAACCAGAGGCATTATCAATGGGGCGCTCTGGTACAGCTTTGCTGGCG gTATGTCGGACTTTAACTACCTGCACACCAACTGTCTGGAGATTACTGTGGAGCTGGGCTGTGACAAGTTTCCCTCGGAGCCCGAGCTTTACCCAGAATGGAAAAGAAATAAGGAGGCCCTGCTCAGTTTTATGGAGTCT GTCCACAGAGGAATAAAGGGAGTGGTGAAGGATGAGGACGGTTATGGGATCAAAGGCGCCACCATCTCTGTCAAGGGCATCAGGAAAGACGTCACCACTG CTGAAGATGGGGACTACTGGCGACTAGTGAACCCCGGTACTCACATCCTGACAGCCACGGCCAAGGGCTACTCCAGGGTCAGCAAACGGGTTTACCTGCCACACAACATGGACAAGGCCGGAAGGGTTGACTTTGTCTTGAAGAAG GTCCCCGTGGAGCCAGATATAGACGACCACCTCTTTCCGACGGTAGACACGTGGGAGCGTTTCGATCCCTACAACCAGTTTGACCGATACAGCCAGTCGGAGCCGAGCGAGGGTGGCGTGGAGCGTCAGGAAAAGCCCTGGTGGTGGAATTACTTCTCCCAGTCGGGCATCTCACCGCCCACCTGGCTGCTGCGGAACGTCTAG
- the LOC130113232 gene encoding G-protein coupled receptor 26-like produces MNIIEILLEVFIIVTAVVSLMSNLSVVLCFIQSAEIRSQVPGIFVLNLSFSNILLAVVNMPATFLGVARNARPFGDLFCRAVGFAETFLTANAMLSMAALSVDRWVAVVFPLSYSSKMRFRHAFLTLVYSWSHALAFSLAGLLLGWGGYSNTYASCTVHADGGRAKLADFAAFTALFHATSFALCLLVLCLAYYKVLRVARFHCKRIDVITVQTLLLLVDIHPSVKERCLAEQRKRRQRATTKIGIFIGSFVLCFAPYVITRMVELLPHVRIHRYWGIATKCMCYAKAASDPFVYSLLRQQYRKVLVTVTNQILGRDRYSLTGHKMSRKFDTIDGNCIHRIA; encoded by the exons ATGAACATTATCGAAATCCTGCTGGAGGTGTTCATCATCGTAACTGCCGTGGTGTCGCTGATGTCAAACTTGTCAGTGGTGCTATGCTTCATCCAGAGCGCCGAGATCCGTTCCCAAGTGCCCGGGATATTCGTCCTGaacctctccttctccaacatccTCCTGGCCGTGGTGAACATGCCCGCCACGTTTCTCGGGGTGGCCAGGAACGCCAGACCCTTCGGGGACCTGTTCTGCCGGGCCGTGGGTTTCGCGGAGACTTTCCTCACCGCCAACGCCATGCTGAGCATGGCCGCGCTGAGCGTGGACAGGTGGGTAGCGGTGGTGTTCCCGCTGAGCTACTCCAGCAAGATGCGCTTCAGACACGCTTTTCTGACCCTCGTCTACTCCTGGTCGCACGCCCTCGCCTTCTCTCTGGCCGGGCTGCtgctggggtgggggggctacagCAACACGTACGCCTCCTGTACCGTTCACGCGGACGGAGGACGCGCGAAGTTGGCGGACTTCGCGGCGTTCACCGCGCTGTTTCATGCCACCAGCTTCGCGCTCTGCCTCCTCGTCTTGTGCCTGGCGTACTATAAAGTTCTGCGGGTGGCCAGGTTTCACTGCAAGAGGATAGACGTCATCACCGTGCagacgctgctgctgctggtcgACATCCACCCGAG TGTGAAAGAGAGGTGCTTGGCggagcagaggaagaggaggcagcGAGCAACTACAAAAATCGGCATCTTCATCGGCTCCTTCGTACTCTGCTTCGCGCCCTATGTCATAACAAG GATGGTGGAGCTGCTGCCGCACGTGCGCATCCATCGTTACTGGGGCATCGCCACCAAATGTATGTGCTATGCCAAAGCCGCCAGCGACCCGTTCGTCTACTCTCTGCTACGGCAGCAGTACCGGAAGGTCCTCGTCACTGTCACCAACCAGATCCTGGGAAGGGATCGGTACTCACTGACCGGCCACAAAATGAGCAGGAAGTTTGACACAATAGACGGCAACTGTATTCACAGAATAGCGTGA